The Polaribacter sp. KT25b genome contains the following window.
ACACTTTTTAATTTTGTTCTTACAAATGCAGGACCTTTACCTGGTTTTACGTGTAAAAATTCAATAATTTTATAAATATCGTTATTATATCTAATACATAATCCGTTTCTAATATCTGATGTTGATGCCATTTTTATTTTTTAAGGCTTTTCTTTTTTAGCAGTATGCTTTAAGCGAAAAGCTATTATTATTCTTAGTTAACTATCTTATTAATAAACTTTATTAATTTACGTTGAAATATCCTTTCATGATTCCTCGATGAGAATCTTTTATAAATTGAATAATTTCATCGCGTTCTGGAGTTGCTTCCATTTCTGCTTCTATAATATCTATTCCTTGTGTGTAATTGTAATTTTTTTGGAATAATATTCTGTAAATATTTTGAATTTCTCTTATTTTTTCTGTCGTATAACCTCTTCTTCTTAATCCAACAGAGTTAATACCAACATAAGACAAAGGTTCTCTTGCGGCTTTTACATAAGGTGGTACATCTTTTCTAACCAAAGAACCACCTGTTACAAATGCATGTTTACCTACAGATGCAAATTGATGAACAGCAACCATACCTGCTAAAACAACATTATCGCCAATTGTTACATGACCTGCTAAAGTAGTATTGTTAGAGAAAATACAATTATTACCAACTAAGCAATCGTGTGCAATATGACAATATGCCATTATTAAACAATTATCACCAACTACCGTTTTCATTCTATCTTTTGTACCTCTATTGATTGTTACACATTCACGAATTGTAACATTATCACCAATTTCTACAGTAGTTTCTTCGTCATCAAATTTTAAATCTTGCGGAATTGCAGAAATTACAGAACCGGGAAAAATTCTACAATTTTTACCAATTCTTGCCCCTTCCATTATTGTTACATTAGATCCAATCCAAGTTCCAGAACCAATTATTACATTATTATGTATTGTTGTAAAAGGTTCAATTACAACATTTCTTGCAATTTTAGCTTGTGGATGAACGTAAGCAAGTGGTTGATTCATAGTTATTTAATTTTTGAAATTTGAGCCATTAATTCAGCTTCTGCAACTAACTTGCCATTTGCATACGCATACGCCTGCATATGACAAATACCTCTTCTTATTGGTGTAATTAAATCTGCTTTAAAAATTACAGTATCTCCCGGTAAAACTTTTTGTTTAAATTTAACATTGTTCATTTTCATGAAATATGTTAAATAATTTTCTGGATCAGGAACTGTACTTAAAACTAAAATTCCACCACATTGGGCCATTGCTTCAACAATTAAAACGCCAGGCATTACAGGAGAACCTGGAAAATGACCTACAAAAAATCCTTCGTTCATAGTTACGTTTTTCATACCAACAACATGTCTGTCTGAAAGCTCTATAACTCTATCAACCAATAAAAAAGGAGGTCTATGAGGAAGAATATCCATAATTTGATGAATATCTAATAAAGGTGGTAAATTTAAATCGTATGTAGGAACGTAATTTCTCTTTTCGGTTTTAATAATTTTAGCTAACTTTTTAGCAAATTGTGTATTTATTAAATGACCCGGTTTATTTGCAATTACTTTACCTCTAATTCTTGTACCAACTAAAGCTAAATCGCCAATTACATCTAATAATTTATGACGAGCAGCTTCATTTGCCCAATGTAAAGTTAGATTGTCTAAAATTCCATTTGGTTTTACTGCAATATTATCTTTCTTAAAAGCCTTTTTTAATTTTAACATTGTATTTTCTGATAATTCTTTATCAACATATACAATTGCATTATTTAAATCTCCACCTTTAATTAAATCGTGTTCTAATAACATTTCAATTTCATGTAAAAAACTGAAAGTTCTAGCATCTGCAATTTCCTTTTTAAAGTCAGAAATTTTATCTAAAGTAGCATTTTGAGTACCTAAAATTTTAGTACCAAAATCTACCATTGTAGTTACTTGATATTCATCCGAAGGCATTAAAATAATTTCACTTCCGGTAACTTCATCTTTATAAGAAATTATTTCTTTTACAATATATTCTTCAATATCTGCATCTTGTTCTTCTATACCTGCTTTTTCTAAAGCTTCTACAAAATACTTAGACGAACC
Protein-coding sequences here:
- the lpxA gene encoding acyl-ACP--UDP-N-acetylglucosamine O-acyltransferase, which encodes MNQPLAYVHPQAKIARNVVIEPFTTIHNNVIIGSGTWIGSNVTIMEGARIGKNCRIFPGSVISAIPQDLKFDDEETTVEIGDNVTIRECVTINRGTKDRMKTVVGDNCLIMAYCHIAHDCLVGNNCIFSNNTTLAGHVTIGDNVVLAGMVAVHQFASVGKHAFVTGGSLVRKDVPPYVKAAREPLSYVGINSVGLRRRGYTTEKIREIQNIYRILFQKNYNYTQGIDIIEAEMEATPERDEIIQFIKDSHRGIMKGYFNVN
- a CDS encoding bifunctional UDP-3-O-[3-hydroxymyristoyl] N-acetylglucosamine deacetylase/3-hydroxyacyl-ACP dehydratase — translated: MSNKQKTIKSEITLSGVGLHTGNTVSMTLKPAPVKNGFTFVRVDLEGSPIIEAKAEYVVNTQRGTNLEKNGVQIQTSEHVLAAAVGLDIDNLIIEINASEPPIMDGSSKYFVEALEKAGIEEQDADIEEYIVKEIISYKDEVTGSEIILMPSDEYQVTTMVDFGTKILGTQNATLDKISDFKKEIADARTFSFLHEIEMLLEHDLIKGGDLNNAIVYVDKELSENTMLKLKKAFKKDNIAVKPNGILDNLTLHWANEAARHKLLDVIGDLALVGTRIRGKVIANKPGHLINTQFAKKLAKIIKTEKRNYVPTYDLNLPPLLDIHQIMDILPHRPPFLLVDRVIELSDRHVVGMKNVTMNEGFFVGHFPGSPVMPGVLIVEAMAQCGGILVLSTVPDPENYLTYFMKMNNVKFKQKVLPGDTVIFKADLITPIRRGICHMQAYAYANGKLVAEAELMAQISKIK